One genomic segment of Fundulus heteroclitus isolate FHET01 chromosome 10, MU-UCD_Fhet_4.1, whole genome shotgun sequence includes these proteins:
- the LOC105920344 gene encoding microfibril-associated glycoprotein 4, whose protein sequence is MMKLLVLLLLAPGMSLCSPLVLPLDCSDVHSRNPSRPSGVSTIYPIGATSAVQVYCDMDSLEGAWTVFQRRMDGSVNFYRPWDQYKTGFGNAAGEYWLGLENLFHLTQRKKYELLVDMEDFEGNKVHARYSTFSVDSESDGYKLHVSGFSDGGAGDSLTYHSEQKFTTFDLPEGNCARSYQGAFWYKTCHYANPNGAYLWGAHSIFRAVGVEWFHWKGYEYSLKAISMKIRPVQ, encoded by the exons ATGATGAAG ctgctggttctcctcctcctggctcCCGGGATGAGCCTCTGCTCGCCTCTCGTCCTTCCTCTGGACTGCAGCGACGTTCACAGCAGAAATCCCAGCCGACCCAGCGGAGTTTCCACCATCTATCCGATCGGAGCCACGTCTGCTGTCCAG gtgtaCTGTGACATGGACTCTCTGGAAGGAGCGTGGACT GTGTTCCAGAGAAGGATGGATGGCTCAGTTAACTTCTATCGGCCCTGGGATCAGTACAAGACGGGCTTTGGGAACGCCGCTGGAGAGTACTGGCTCG GTCTGGAGAATCTCTTCCAcctcactcagaggaaaaaGTATGAGCTGCTGGTCGACATGGAGGACTTTGAAGGAAACAAGGTGCACGCACGCTACTCCACGTTCTCCGTCGATTCCGAATCGGACGGCTACAAGCTGCATGTGTCGGGGTTCAGTGATGGAGGCGCAG GAGACTCTCTGACGTATCACAGCGAACAGAAATTCACCACGTTCGACCTTCCTGAGGGAAACTGTGCCAGGTCGTACCAAGGAGCCTTCTGGTACAAAACGTGTCACTACGCCAACCCTAACGGTGCTTACCTGTGGGGCGCTCACAGCATTTTCCGAGCCGTGGGCGTAGAGTGGTTTCACTGGAAGGGCTACGAGTATTCCCTGAAGGCCATCAGCATGAAGATCCGCCCTGTTCAGTAA